The Stigmatella ashevillena genomic sequence CGGGCGCACGGGAGTGCTGGTGCTGTTGCGGTCCTCGCGCGAGCGGTCCAAGAGCTTGCCGTCTGTCATGGACTGCTTGAGGGCCGCGTTCTGCTGGGCACTGACCGGAGCACCCTTGTTGCCGGGCTGGGTCTTGTCGAACTCGAAGAACTGTCCGGACTGCTTGTCGTAGGCGTAGTTCTTCCCGGAGGCCGGATCCCACGCCTTGTTGCTGCCCGTGCGCTTGCCGCCGTTCTTCAGGGTCACGAACTGGTTCGCGTCCATCTCGAAGTAGTCGTTCTTGTGCTGGAGGCGCGTGTTCGGGGTGTCGAGGGTCTGCTGATGGAACTTCTGGCGCTCGTCCAGCCGCACCTGGACCCGTGGCGGGGTGTTCGTGGTGGGGACGCTGGCCCCGCCAGAGGTGCGCTGCAGCTTGGGCGCGGGCCCTTGCGTCGAGGACGAAGGGGACGAGAAAGAAGGCTTGCTGGAGATGCCTTTGAAGCGGCCCATGGTCGTGCTCCCGTCAGGTGGAGAGAGGTGAGTGCGTGCCGACTTCTTGTGCACCCGCCGTACCAGCCCAGAAGGGAAGGGGCGGGAGGAAACCCCCTGTCATACCGGGCGTTTGGGCAAGGCCTCCCCAGGCTGGGGTGGTGACAGGCGTTCGCGCTGATGAGGAGGGTCACCACCCCTGGGCCGTGGACCTGGGCGCCTGGGGATGAGACACAGGGGAGGCCATGCTGATGACCCCTCTTGGACGTTTCCGTGCCGTGGCCCTGGCCGAGGGCCTCTCCTTTATCGTGCTTCTCTTCATCGCGATGCCCCTGAAGTACTTCGCGGGAATGCCCCTGGCCGTGAAGTACACGGGGTTGGTGCACGGCTTGCTCTTCGTGGTGTACCTCCTGGTGCTCCTGGAGGCGGGCATCACCTACCGGTGGCCGCTGTTCCGATGGGTGGGGGCCTTTGGCGCGTCGCTGGTCCCCTTTGGGGTCTTCGTGCTCGATGCGCGTCTGCGCCGCGAGGCGCCTTCCTCGCAAGGCTCCTGAGTTCCCAAGGATTCTAAATCCGTTGCACACTTCGGGGGACGGGAAGCTCTTCCCCCCCTGCCTGTCCAACGGAGTTCATCCATGGCCGTCAGCCGCGTTCCTCCGCGCCCCCCTCCTCCTCCTCCCCCACCTCCGAAGAAGAAAGAGGTGGAGAAAAAGGAGGTCGGCAATGCGGCCTCGGCCCAGCAGACTCCTCTCAAGACAGAGGTTGAAGCCCCCCCAAAGGCAGAGCAGAAGAATGAGCTCCTGGCGGGCAAACCCCAGGACCTCTTCTCTGCTGACGCCGAGGCTACGGCCTCCCCCGTGAACCTGACCGCCAAGGCAGGCAGCGAGCCGACCGCCGCCGTGCCAGAGGACACCGAGCTCCCCGTGGAACTCGGCGAGACCCCCACCCCCACCGTTTCCTCGAACCTGCCCAAAGCCGTTCAGGATCTTCCCGCCCTCGTCTCCTTGGCCGCGGTCGACACCCCCGCCGAGATTGGCCCCACTGCGGCGACGGAGACCCGAACGCTCTCCGCCGAGGAGCGGGCCGCGCAGGACGTGGACATCCAGACGGTGGCGGAGGATCGCCAGCACGCCTTGGATGCTCAACAGGCTTTGAGGAACAACACCACCCAACAGGTCCAGGATCTCCTGACGCAGTCCCAGACGCCGGAGACGGCCCCCGAGGGAACCTCGGTCCGCAGCGTCGACGCCAATACGGCGGAGATGGTGCGCCAGGACGCCCATGGCAACGTCATCGAGCACACCGTGGCCAGACGGGGCGAAGACGGCTCGGTCAGCATTGACTCCACGGGCTTCAAGGACGGTGTCAACACCCACGACAGGACCGAAATGCTCGCGGATGGCAGTTCGCGCGTGCGGCATGCGAATTGGCAGAGTGAGCAGAGCGAGATCGGCCAGCAGCCGTCCTTCGAGGACATCGAAAAGTCGAGAGATCCCAAATACACCCTGACCGACAACCGGATGGGCCAACGGGACGTGTTTGGCCACTGGGAGACCAACAGCCTGAGCCAACTCACCGTCGATGAGTACGTGCAGAGTGGGGGCTCGGTGAAAGGCAGCCGAACGACCTTCTACACGCAGCAAGGCGGCGACAGACTCGACGACAAGCTCCAAGGCCCCTTCCACCTCGACGATGGCCAGCCCGTTGACCGCGCCACGACACACTCCTATGCCATCGCGGCTCCGGATGCGGAGGGCAATCAGCCCAAGCCCGAGTACCAGCGCATCGAGCGCTTCTCCAAGGGAGATGTCCAGGCCACCTCCTTCGCCAACAGCGAGTTGACGCATGACATCCGGCCTCCCATCCCAGGTCCGACCCCGACGGCGCCCCCCGTCCAGCCAGGGGCCGTGGTGCTCTACGAGCCACTGGCGGGCAAGGAGCCTCATACCCGCGAGGACCTCGACAAACTCCGCGATGCGCACGAAGGCTTCTGGCACGGTCAGTTCGATGCCGACGAGGCGGTGGACACCGGCTCCACGCCCAAGCGCTGGTTGGTGGAACTGAAGAAGACCCCGGACAGCTATTCTTCCCAGACGTTCCTGGAGGGCTCCCCCAACGCCACCATCACCACCCAGCGCCAGCGCACCGGCGATACCGTGACGGAGAGTTACAGCGGCAAGACCTATCCCCCCGATGGGGATGATCTGGTGGACGTGAGCGGCTCCTCCACGAGCAAGTACGGCGCGGACGGTCGGCTCTCCCAACTGGACAGCACCCGCCAGGATCCGGACGGCACCCGGCAAGAGCACCACTATGCCCGCACCACCGAGAGCACCCCGGAGGGCCCGCGCCACACCGAGAACACCGCCAGCAAGTACTGGGACGCGGAGGGGCAAGAAAGCACTGCGAATCAATCACGGGTCTGGCTCGAGGGGGACAAGGGCCTCGGTCAGGCGGATCGGGAAATCAGCCAGCGCAATGAGCTGACCGGCCCGGCGGGCAAGGCCATCCACGAGGTGACGGAGGAGGGCGACCACCTCACGTTCGAGAATGCGTCGGGCCAGGTGTTCGATGTGACCGACGCATCCCAGTTCCAGAGTGAGGACGAGAAGAGCCTGGCGCTGACGGCGGCGGCCATGAGCATGACGGCCTCGAAGGCCTTCGTCGATGGCAGCTATGCCGCCACGGGCCTGGGGATGCACATGGGCGTGGCGAGCGCCCTGCATGGCGGCACCGCCCAGCTCAACGCGGCTGCTGACGGCATCAAGTCCGCGAGCGATACGGTCGGTGCCGTCGCGGGAGGCGTCGGGGGGGCCGTGGGGGTGGCGGGTGCCGCCGTCTCGTTGGCCCAGGCCGTCGGCGACAAGGACAAGGCGGCGCAGGCCCTCGCGGGGCTCCAGCTCTCGGGAGCCACCCTGGACATGACGGCGGCAGCCAGCGTGGCGAGCTCGACGCTGCGCCAACTGGGCCTCGACAAACCGCTGGGGGCCGCAGGGGCCGTGATCGGCGCAGCCGCAGCCATCTGGGATGGTGCGAACAGCATCAAGGAGGGAATGGAGTCCGGTCTCTCGGGAAAGATTGCTCAGGGCTCCGTTGATATCATCGCCGGAACAGCCAGTGCGCTGGCCGCCGTTCTGGGCGCGCCCATCATCGGCGCGGCCATCGGACTGGGAGGGTTCCTCATCAAGAACCTCATTGATATCTTCAACGACGATGAGCATCAGATCAGCCAACTCACCATCGATGACTGATGCCTGGGTTGCATGAGCCATGGCAGTTTTTCGTGGCGCTGCAGGCCTGCCTCCAAGTCTCATCCATTTGACCTGTGTGCCACTGTGCCGTGCAGAACCTGGAGCCCCTCGCCCGCCGTGCAGCGGCGAACGGAGGGGCTCTCACCTGTTCGGTGCTTCAACCTGTTCGTCTCTCGAGTGTTTGGCCGAGGGGGCTCCAAGAGAAGGAGATGGGGCTACCCAGTCCGTCTCATTTCCTCAGGGAAATGGAGGTTTCTCATTTCAAATATTGAATATTGAACAATGGTTGTAGGATATGTTATCGAACTCTGGATTTTGGCTGCAACAGGGCGTCGTTCCAGAGCAGGTGGACAGCAAATTCCATCGAGAGAGTCCTGGTGGGCTTCATGTCGCAGGGGGGCCTGCTGTCGTTCGTTCGCTCAGATCGAATCAAGTCGTTGTTGCAAGATTCGAAGAACTTATTCAAGGGGCACTCTCATGATGGATGGTGTTGCAAAGAGGCTTCGTTGGTCACGCTTTCTGCACAAGCAGTCCAGCCGGGGAATCATCGTTCCCATCGATCATGGTCTCACCCTGGGGCCCATCCCAGGCATCGACGATGTGTCGCGCATCGAGGGCTGGATTCGGCACCCGGGTATCACCGGCGTCATCGCCCACAAGGGAATGGTGGAGCGGCTGGGGTGCCGGGGACTTCTCCAGGGCATGGGCGTCATGCTCCACCTCAATGGCATGCCGTCGAGCGCGCAGGCACCGGACCGCAAGGAGCGGTTGACCTCCCTGGAGGCGGCGGTGCGCCTGGGGGTGGACGCGGTCTCGCTGCAGATCAACTTCGACGGGACGAACGACGGCCACAACCTGACGCTTCTCGGGGCGGTGGTGGACGAGGCCCAGCGCTTCGGCATGCCCGTGCTGACCATGCTCTACGACAAGGTTCCGAGCGCCGAGGACGACAAGCGCATCACGCGGCTGCGGCATCTGATGCGTGTCTGCGTCGAGCTGGGCACGGATGCCCTGAAGCTGGCCGCCCCCACCCGGCGCGAGGAGGTCCCCGTCCTTCTGGAGGGGTTCCAGGATCACACCGCGATCTTCTTCGCGGGGGGAGCCGTCTGCTCGGATGAGATGCTGCTCGCCCTCGCGAAGGACACTGCGGCATTCGGGGCTTCCGGTCTGTGCGTCGGGCGCAATGTCTTCCAGCGTGAGTCCGTGGGCGACATCCTCACGCGGTTGCAGAAGGTTCTGCTGGAGGACCTGGAGAGTGCGCCTCCCTCCATCGGTCCTTTCTTTCACCTGCCGGAGACGGCTCGGCCGCAGCCGCCGTCCCTCTGGTCGGAGGTTCGTTTCGGATGATGAAGACATTGCAGGCATCTCTTCGGGTCTGCTCCCTGGTGGTGCTCCTTCCCGCGTGCGCCTCCCTTCCGGCGCGTGCGCCGTACAGCCGGGAGTGGGGTGGCTTCGAGGGGGAGTTCCAGGTGAACACTCCCGAGGCGAAGTGGGTGTACTCGGGGGCGGGCTCCTACGTGGGCGACGACGGTCGTGTCACCCCCTCGCGGGAGGGGGGGCTGCGCGTCGTCGCGAGCGGGGTGAACCCCTCCACCGGCGAGCCAGCCTTCGCCCGGACGACGGGCCAGGAGGGCTCGACGGGAGGGCCTCATGGTGGAACCGACCACATCAAGTGGCTGATCTACATGAACAACAAGGCGTCCAGTGGCCAGCTTGGCTTCGACGCCATCCCTGGCCAAGAGCTGGCGTGCGAGACGTGGATCTCCGGGAGGACCTATGGCACCGGGCTCCACCCCTTTGGCTCGGCCGTCACTCACCACACGGATGACCTGCGGCTCGCGTCGTTCGCGCAGAACACCGTCGATTCGGAGACGGCGATGGTGTTCGACTTCTTCTTTACGAACGAGCAGGTCTACGCGTTCTACGAGCGTCTGCCCTTCGCGCGCACGCCCGAGAACCACTACGCGTCCTTCTCGTTCATGATTCCGGTGGCCAAGCGGACGCCGGATTCCTCTCACCACGTGAAGATTGCGTATGACCGGGCTGCCGGCATCGTGCGCTGGGTGCTCGACGACCACGAAGTCTTCCGTGTCAACCGGGTGGGCCGTCACATCGACCGGAAGTACATGGCCCTCGACCATGGCGGAGTCGAGCAGGATGTGGACATGCGGCAGCTCAACTGCGGCATGGGCATGTTCACCCTCCTGGATTTCTACCTGCCTTCGGGCGCGGGGCTCGTGCGGCTGTCGGATGCTTCCAACAATTACTTCGTGCCGAGCAGCACCGAGCCGGTGCCGCTGACGTTCGTTGATGAGAAGAGCAAGGATTCGAGCCGTCTCTTCGGCCAGGGGGCGGAGCTCCGAGTGACGCGCTACGTCGTCTCGAGTTCTCCGGTCAAGGCCGACCCGTAGCGGTGGCGTGCCGTTCTGGGGGCTGGACCACGTCCCAGGCGGGCTGCTGGTTGAGGGCTTCGACCTCGAAGCCCGCGATCCGCTTGTAACCCCGGGCAACGGTGTCGAGCTCGTCCTGGGTCATGACGTCTTCGATCCGGCTGAATCCGTTCGGAGCCCTTTCCGCCACGATGCGCAGGAAGCGCTCCGGGCCGGTCTGGCGATTGGCCAGGACGAGCGCGCTGGTGCGCTCCCGGCGCACGGACTCGTAGTCAGCCAGCGCCGTCGCCGGGTCCTCGTTGCGCGCCAGGTGCCAGGCCAGCACGCGGGCATCGATGATGGCCTGCGTGCCTCCGTTCGAGCCAATGGGATACATCGGGTGCGCGGCATCTCCCATCAGGGTGACCCGGCCGGTGCTCCACCAGGGCAGCGGATTGCGGTCCACCATCGGGTACCACAAGATCTTGGAGCTCTGCTGGATGGTGGCCGCGACGTCCAGACACTCGAAATGCCAGTCGGCGTAGTACGGGAGGACGTCTTCGATCCTTCCGGGGCGGTTCCAGTCCGAGACCTCTCCGAGGTCGCCCCCCTTCTTCACTTCCGCCACCCAGTTCACCAGCGCCCGTCCCTGCTTTTCCGCGGACAGGGAGATGGGGTAGGCCACGAATTTCGCGTGATCATTGTTGCCGACGATGATCATCGAACGCCCGGTCAAGAAGGGGGGCGCCTCGGTGACGCCGCGCCACATGTGGACGCCATTCCAGACGGGCCGCCCCTCACCGGGGTGGAGTTGAGCGCGCACCTTGGAATGGATTCCGTCGGCGCCGATCAGGACATCCGCCGTCTCCGTGACGAGTCGGCCGGTGACCACGTCCCGGAACTCCGCCACCACCCGGTTGCCGCGCTGTTCGAAGCGCTCGAAGGCCAGGCCCATCCGCACGGCGCCAACGCCGAGCCGCTGATGGACGGCCTTGAGGAGCAGCATCTGCAACTCTCCCCGGTGGATGGAGTACTGGGGCCACTGGTAGCCGGCGGCGATTCCCCTCGGCTCCCCCACGATGCGGTTGCCAAAGCGGTCGAAGTAGATGAGTTCCTTCGTGGGGACGCCGACCGCCGCGAGCTGCTCGTCCAGCTCCAGGGCGAACAGCTCGCGCGTGGCGTGGGGAAGCAGGTTGATGCCCACGCCCAACGGCTTGATCTCTTTCACTGCTTCAATGACACGCGCACTGATTCCAGCAGCATGAAGGCTCAGGGCGGTGGTCAACCCACCGATGCCGCCTCCGACGATCAGGACGTCCATGGACTGGCCTCTCGTGTGTATGCGATTCGCAGCGAGCAGCGATACATTCGAAACAGAAAAGCGTTTTTCAACGAAAACACCCGGTAGAGGCTTTGTCAATCAAGAGACACGGGGGCCGCCCGGAGAGGCCGCCCAGACTCTCGTGGGGTGAACGGGAGCCGAGCGGGCCGAGTGAATCCATTGCGGTGTCTTCCGGGTTTGTCGGTTTAGCGAACCCAGGCCTTGGCCATCTCGGCGGCGAACGCGTCAAAGGTGCGAAGCGGATGGCCGAGGAGCTTTTGCAGGCGGCTCAGCTCGTCGGCGGTGGCGATGAGCCCCTTCTCCTGGTACGCGCGGTACATCAGCTTGAAGTCGTAGACCATCCAGGCCGGGAGGAAGTTGAGCGTCTGCTTCTGCCATGCCTCCAGGTCGTTGCCGCCGTAGGCAATCGGACGGCCCAGGTGCTTGCTGTAGATTTCGGCGACGCGTGCGCCGGTGAGCACATCCGGTCCAACGAGGGGGTAGGTCTGCCCCTCATGGCCATTCTGGGTCAGGGTGATGACCGCCGCATCGGCGATGTCACGCGCGTCGACGCGCGAGATGCCGATGTCGCCGATCGGCTGCGGGTAGACGCCGTACTGGAGGATGGCGTCCTTGAAGGCATAGTCATTCTGGTAGAAGTTGTTTGGCTGTAGGATGGTGTAGGGGATTCCCGAGGCCTTGAGCGCGAGTTCGATGGGAATCTTGCTGCCGAAGTGTGGCATGTGGGGGGCGGCGGTAACGTTGTGTACCGTCATGTAGACGAAGCGCTTGACCTTCGCCGCCTGCGCCTGGTTCACCGCCGACAGGCCCTCGTGGGCCTCGGTCATGCTGACGGGGTTCAGCATGAACACGCGCTCCACGCCGTGGAAGATCTTCTCCAGGTCCTCTGGCTTGGTGAGGTCTCCCACCACGGCCTGGGTCCCCTTGGGAAGCTCCTTGGCCTTCTCGGCCGAGCGCGTGAGCACATGGACCGGCTCGTTGCGTGCGAGGAGCCCTTGGACGACGAGGGAGCCCACGGTTCCAGTGCCACCAATCACCAGTGTCTTCATGCTGTTTTCCCCAACGACGGTGTAGGGTTGAAGGCTGCGCCTTAGTGGACCGCCGCCGCGCCTTGCAACCATGAACTCGTGGCTCGCACGGCGTGTCATGTGAGCACGCTTCGCGCGGAAAAGGGTAGCGCCCAATCACCTCCCACGGACGTAGAAGAGGAGTGCATGAATATGTGTCGCGAAGTCCTACAGCTTATAGCGGCGACCGCTGGGACAACCCGAACGACATGCGTTTCTGACCGGGATTCCCGATGTATCTGCACCAGG encodes the following:
- a CDS encoding DUF3817 domain-containing protein — its product is MLMTPLGRFRAVALAEGLSFIVLLFIAMPLKYFAGMPLAVKYTGLVHGLLFVVYLLVLLEAGITYRWPLFRWVGAFGASLVPFGVFVLDARLRREAPSSQGS
- a CDS encoding class I fructose-bisphosphate aldolase, giving the protein MMDGVAKRLRWSRFLHKQSSRGIIVPIDHGLTLGPIPGIDDVSRIEGWIRHPGITGVIAHKGMVERLGCRGLLQGMGVMLHLNGMPSSAQAPDRKERLTSLEAAVRLGVDAVSLQINFDGTNDGHNLTLLGAVVDEAQRFGMPVLTMLYDKVPSAEDDKRITRLRHLMRVCVELGTDALKLAAPTRREEVPVLLEGFQDHTAIFFAGGAVCSDEMLLALAKDTAAFGASGLCVGRNVFQRESVGDILTRLQKVLLEDLESAPPSIGPFFHLPETARPQPPSLWSEVRFG
- a CDS encoding DUF6081 family protein; this translates as MMKTLQASLRVCSLVVLLPACASLPARAPYSREWGGFEGEFQVNTPEAKWVYSGAGSYVGDDGRVTPSREGGLRVVASGVNPSTGEPAFARTTGQEGSTGGPHGGTDHIKWLIYMNNKASSGQLGFDAIPGQELACETWISGRTYGTGLHPFGSAVTHHTDDLRLASFAQNTVDSETAMVFDFFFTNEQVYAFYERLPFARTPENHYASFSFMIPVAKRTPDSSHHVKIAYDRAAGIVRWVLDDHEVFRVNRVGRHIDRKYMALDHGGVEQDVDMRQLNCGMGMFTLLDFYLPSGAGLVRLSDASNNYFVPSSTEPVPLTFVDEKSKDSSRLFGQGAELRVTRYVVSSSPVKADP
- a CDS encoding flavin-dependent oxidoreductase — its product is MDVLIVGGGIGGLTTALSLHAAGISARVIEAVKEIKPLGVGINLLPHATRELFALELDEQLAAVGVPTKELIYFDRFGNRIVGEPRGIAAGYQWPQYSIHRGELQMLLLKAVHQRLGVGAVRMGLAFERFEQRGNRVVAEFRDVVTGRLVTETADVLIGADGIHSKVRAQLHPGEGRPVWNGVHMWRGVTEAPPFLTGRSMIIVGNNDHAKFVAYPISLSAEKQGRALVNWVAEVKKGGDLGEVSDWNRPGRIEDVLPYYADWHFECLDVAATIQQSSKILWYPMVDRNPLPWWSTGRVTLMGDAAHPMYPIGSNGGTQAIIDARVLAWHLARNEDPATALADYESVRRERTSALVLANRQTGPERFLRIVAERAPNGFSRIEDVMTQDELDTVARGYKRIAGFEVEALNQQPAWDVVQPPERHATATGRP
- a CDS encoding SDR family oxidoreductase, whose translation is MKTLVIGGTGTVGSLVVQGLLARNEPVHVLTRSAEKAKELPKGTQAVVGDLTKPEDLEKIFHGVERVFMLNPVSMTEAHEGLSAVNQAQAAKVKRFVYMTVHNVTAAPHMPHFGSKIPIELALKASGIPYTILQPNNFYQNDYAFKDAILQYGVYPQPIGDIGISRVDARDIADAAVITLTQNGHEGQTYPLVGPDVLTGARVAEIYSKHLGRPIAYGGNDLEAWQKQTLNFLPAWMVYDFKLMYRAYQEKGLIATADELSRLQKLLGHPLRTFDAFAAEMAKAWVR